The genomic window TGCTACCACAAAATGCtaatattagattaaaaaatttccttttaatttaTCTATGTCAAGTGTATATCCCGGAAATATGTACATCTATTCCCGGATTTAGATTCAAAGTCAAATTTAATCTTGAATTAAAGACAAACTCTAAGAAACAGAAAATTAACATTTAGTACTATAAATTGAAGACTTTGGTGTGAAAATTGTCCAAAACTAATTGTCAATAATCATTTTGCACGACAAACCAATTTTCATggtgaaaatatttgtatttattttaataatcagccTCAAAGTGCTTTATGCTTAAGCATCTCGTAATTTGGCACATTTTCCTTTACTTaaggatatattaaaaaataaaatatcatatacaaaaattaaaaagtgaatgacattcttctaatatttttaaagaatatatacatacaatgcCTATGCTGACTTTGGTTGGTTCAGAAAATTATTGCTGATAGCATTCAGGATAGACACATCTAACATACAGATAACTTTTCCGATTTTGAGTGCATATCATTCAATTTATCGGatcaaaacaaaaacgaaaataaataaagttttaaagcattttatttacaaaaataaaaaataaaatataaaaaataaataaataataaattctcttCTTCAACGATAACATTAATCATTAAATAAGTTACCAAATTTTGTCTTAAAGTATAGGATGAACAAAGTTAATAATCACTCTACAAACGAGAGTGTTTTAACAGTCATCGGAACACAAGGTAGCTTTGTCAAATACAATTGATCAGTAATTGTATCCTCCATTTGAAGCATATCCACCGTTTGAACTGTATCCACCATTTTGTCCTGCTGGTCCACGACCATATCCATTACCATTTCCATTACCATTGGTATTGGCTTCACCTTCATAACGGATGGTGGGTCTGTAACCTCCTTGATCTGCTTCATACTCTACAATTTGTGTACGTCCGTCAGGAAGTAATACATAGTATCGACCTTGAGTAAAGTCCCCTTGACGAGATTCTTTATGACCAAAATCATTTCCTGATGGTGGATCATTTACCATATATTCAAATTCATAGTTGGCTGGCtcctaaaaattcatttatgagcaattgtttcaatataaattgaaaaaaaaaaacttactgatGGACCTTCATCGTATCCATTTCCATTACCACCACGACTGTAGTCATAACCACCATTTCCTCCTAACCCTAAATCATTTGAACTCGGAGGAAGATACTCATTGTTTGGTTGTTGGCTGTTAAAACCAGGTGCTCCATATTCTGTGCTTGGACGAATAACTGCATCAGTTATTCCATTTCCAGGAGCTCCATATTGTGTGGATGGCCGCCTTGCACCACCTAAAGATGAAGATGGACGTTTACCCAATCCATTACCATTGCTTCCCAATCGTCCACCAAATCGTCCATTTCCACGTGATGATGGTACACCATAGGATTGACTTGGAACACCACTATTTACACCTGGAACACCATAAGAAGAACTTGGCACACCACTGTTTACTCCTGGAACACCATAAGATTCACTTGGAGCCCCGCCATTTGCACCTGGAACACCGTAAGATTGGCTAGGTATACCACTATTAGCACCAGGTG from Chrysoperla carnea chromosome 2, inChrCarn1.1, whole genome shotgun sequence includes these protein-coding regions:
- the LOC123291708 gene encoding pro-resilin-like, whose amino-acid sequence is MKIFIPLCALLALATCEPPVPNNQYLPPGQSGSIPSSSYGVPGRNSGLGSNFGAPSQSYGVPGVNSGAPSQSYGVPGVNSGAPSQSYGAPGANSGIPSQSYGVPGANGGAPSESYGVPGVNSGVPSSSYGVPGVNSGVPSQSYGVPSSRGNGRFGGRLGSNGNGLGKRPSSSLGGARRPSTQYGAPGNGITDAVIRPSTEYGAPGFNSQQPNNEYLPPSSNDLGLGGNGGYDYSRGGNGNGYDEGPSEPANYEFEYMVNDPPSGNDFGHKESRQGDFTQGRYYVLLPDGRTQIVEYEADQGGYRPTIRYEGEANTNGNGNGNGYGRGPAGQNGGYSSNGGYASNGGYNY